From the genome of Ziziphus jujuba cultivar Dongzao chromosome 6, ASM3175591v1, one region includes:
- the LOC107430104 gene encoding V-type proton ATPase subunit E, whose protein sequence is MNDADVSKQIQQMVRFIRQEAEEKANEISVSAEEEFNIEKLQLVEAEKKKIRQEYEKKEKQVEVRRKIEYSMQLNASRIKVLQAQDDVVNSMREAASKELLHVARDHHEYKKLLKDLIVQSLLRLKEPAVLLRCRKEDHHLVESVLESAALEYAEKTNFQPPEIIVDHHVYLPPAPSHHNVHGPFCSGGVVLASRDGKIVFENTIDARLDVVFRKKLPEIRKLLFAQVAA, encoded by the exons ATGAACGACGCAGATGTCTCCAAGCAGATCCAGCAGATGGTGAGGTTCATCCGCCAGGAAGCTGAAGAAAAAGCCAACGAGATCTCCGTCTCTGCCGAAGAA gaATTCAACATTGAGAAGTTGCAGTTGGTTGAggcagagaagaagaagatcagGCAAGAGTAtgagaagaaagagaagcaagTTGAAGTTCGAAGGAAGAT TGAGTATTCCATGCAACTCAATGCTTCTCGTATCAAGGTTCTTCAAGCTCAAGATGATGTGGTTAATTCCATGAGGGAGGCTGCATCAAAGGAGCTTCTGCACGTGGCCCGAGATCACCATGAGTACAAAAAGCTCCTGAAAGATCTTATTGTTCAG AGTTTACTCAGATTAAAGGAGCCAGCAGTCTTGTTGCGTTGTCGCAAAGAAGACCATCATCTTGTGGAGTCTGTGCTGGAATCAGCTGCACTGGAATATGCAGAGAAGACAAATTTTCAGCCACCTGAGATTATAGTTGACCATCATGTTTATCTTCCACCTGCTCCTTCCCATCATAATGTCCATGGTCCTTTCTG CTCTGGAGGTGTGGTGTTGGCTTCTCGAGATGGAAAAATTGTGTTTGAGAACACCATTGATGCACGATTGGATGTGGTATTCCGCAAAAAGCTTCCAGAG ATCCGCAAACTCCTCTTTGCTCAGGTTGCTGCATGA
- the LOC125419202 gene encoding hydroxyproline O-galactosyltransferase HPGT1 isoform X1 gives MKSRASQNRLSGSGFASRISALLLAMFATMAVVYVAGRLWQDAEERVYLIQELDKRTGQGQSAISVEDTLKIIACREQQKKLSVLEMKMAAARQEGFIPKRLSKDESRSKKKLIAVIGIITTFGHKKNRDAIRKAWMPTGAALKKLADEKGIIVRFVIGRSSNPGDSLDREIDDENRQTNDFIILDGQVEAPEERPKKTKAFLVHAVENWDAEFYAKVNDDIYVNIDALGATLTAHLDKAHVYIGCMKSGEVFSEPTNKWYEPDWWKFGDGKSYFRHASGEIYAISKALAQYISINRSFLRTYAHDDVSAGSWFIGLDVKHIDEHRFCCSSWSPGAICAAV, from the exons atgaaaagccGGGCATCGCAGAACCGGCTATCTGGTTCGGGTTTTGCGTCTCGAATTTCAGCTCTTTTGCTCGCAATGTTTGCTACCATGGCTGTGGTTTATGTTGCCGGCCG TCTATGGCAGGATGCTGAGGAAAGGGTTTATTTGATTCAAGAGCTTGATAAAAGAACTGgtcag GGTCAATCTGCCATATCAGTTGAGGATACACTGAAAATTATAGCCTGCAG GGAACAGCAGAAGAAGTTGTCAGTCCTTGAAATGAAGATGGCTGCAGCAAGACAGGAAGGTTTTATTCCGAAGCGCTTATCAAAAGATGAGAGCCGCTCTAAGAAAAAGCTAATAGCTGTGATAGGAATTATTACAACATTTGGCCACAAGAAAAATAGAGATGCAATTCGAAAGGCGTGGATGCCAACAG GTGCAGCGTTAAAGAAATTGGCAGATGAAAAGGGCATCATTGTGCGATTTGTTATTGGGAGAAG TTCAAATCCTGGAGACAGTTTGGACAGGGAGATCGACGATGAAAACAGGCAAACTAATGACTTCATTATTCTT GATGGTCAAGTGGAAGCACCTGAAGAACGTCCAAAGAAGACAAAAGCATTCCTCGTTCATGCTGTAGAGAACTGGGATGCTGAGTTTTATGCTAAGGTCAATGATGATATTTATGTTAATATTG ATGCCCTGGGAGCAACACTAACTGCTCATTTGGATAAGGCTCATGTATATATTGGTTGTATGAAATCAGGAGAAGTTTTCTCAGAGCC GACCAATAAATGGTATGAACCAGACTGGTGGAAATTCGGTGATGGAAAATC GTATTTCAGACACGCTTCTGGTGAGATTTATGCCATTTCTAAAGCTCTGGCtcaatatatatcaataaacaG GTCTTTTCTTCGTACATATGCTCATGATGATGTTAGTGCTGGATCGTGGTTTATTGGGCTCGATGTCAAGCACATTGATGAACACAGGTTCTGCTGCTCATCGTGGTCGCCAG GAGCAATATGTGCTGCAGTGTGA
- the LOC125419202 gene encoding hydroxyproline O-galactosyltransferase HPGT1 isoform X2, whose protein sequence is MKSRASQNRLSGSGFASRISALLLAMFATMAVVYVAGRLWQDAEERVYLIQELDKRTGQGQSAISVEDTLKIIACREQQKKLSVLEMKMAAARQEGFIPKRLSKDESRSKKKLIAVIGIITTFGHKKNRDAIRKAWMPTALKKLADEKGIIVRFVIGRSSNPGDSLDREIDDENRQTNDFIILDGQVEAPEERPKKTKAFLVHAVENWDAEFYAKVNDDIYVNIDALGATLTAHLDKAHVYIGCMKSGEVFSEPTNKWYEPDWWKFGDGKSYFRHASGEIYAISKALAQYISINRSFLRTYAHDDVSAGSWFIGLDVKHIDEHRFCCSSWSPGAICAAV, encoded by the exons atgaaaagccGGGCATCGCAGAACCGGCTATCTGGTTCGGGTTTTGCGTCTCGAATTTCAGCTCTTTTGCTCGCAATGTTTGCTACCATGGCTGTGGTTTATGTTGCCGGCCG TCTATGGCAGGATGCTGAGGAAAGGGTTTATTTGATTCAAGAGCTTGATAAAAGAACTGgtcag GGTCAATCTGCCATATCAGTTGAGGATACACTGAAAATTATAGCCTGCAG GGAACAGCAGAAGAAGTTGTCAGTCCTTGAAATGAAGATGGCTGCAGCAAGACAGGAAGGTTTTATTCCGAAGCGCTTATCAAAAGATGAGAGCCGCTCTAAGAAAAAGCTAATAGCTGTGATAGGAATTATTACAACATTTGGCCACAAGAAAAATAGAGATGCAATTCGAAAGGCGTGGATGCCAACAG CGTTAAAGAAATTGGCAGATGAAAAGGGCATCATTGTGCGATTTGTTATTGGGAGAAG TTCAAATCCTGGAGACAGTTTGGACAGGGAGATCGACGATGAAAACAGGCAAACTAATGACTTCATTATTCTT GATGGTCAAGTGGAAGCACCTGAAGAACGTCCAAAGAAGACAAAAGCATTCCTCGTTCATGCTGTAGAGAACTGGGATGCTGAGTTTTATGCTAAGGTCAATGATGATATTTATGTTAATATTG ATGCCCTGGGAGCAACACTAACTGCTCATTTGGATAAGGCTCATGTATATATTGGTTGTATGAAATCAGGAGAAGTTTTCTCAGAGCC GACCAATAAATGGTATGAACCAGACTGGTGGAAATTCGGTGATGGAAAATC GTATTTCAGACACGCTTCTGGTGAGATTTATGCCATTTCTAAAGCTCTGGCtcaatatatatcaataaacaG GTCTTTTCTTCGTACATATGCTCATGATGATGTTAGTGCTGGATCGTGGTTTATTGGGCTCGATGTCAAGCACATTGATGAACACAGGTTCTGCTGCTCATCGTGGTCGCCAG GAGCAATATGTGCTGCAGTGTGA
- the LOC107430117 gene encoding cell division control protein 48 homolog C isoform X1: protein MAGEEADYTLVIGATNRPEVLDPALRRAGRFETEILLGVPDENARADILSRKLPSLVSFDVKRIARSTPGFVPADLNALITRANSIALERTVNIRKPNQHGRKHRWWMEPWLDEAIGKLTITMDDIEKALKKVQPSSKREGFSTIPDVKWEDVGGLNDTRETFKRFIVNSIKYPEINKIFGGDIETRFLLFGPPGCGKTLIAKAVANEAGANFIYVKRAIRTLFNRARTCSPCTIFFDEIDSLAAKRNNSTGERSSQRMVTQLLTELDGRDQRHGVFVIGATNK, encoded by the exons ATGGCTGGTGAAGAAGCAGACTACACTCTTGTGATTGGTGCTACCAATAGGCCTGAGGTTCTTGATCCTGCACTGAGGAGGGCCGGGAGATTCGAAACTGAGATTCTTTTAGGCGTGCCGGATGAAAATGCTAGGGCCGATATTCTTTCCCGGAAGCTACCATCTCTAGTCTCATTTGATGTTAAAAGGATAGCAAGGTCTACTCCTGGATTTGTACCTGCTGATTTGAATGCCTTGATCACTCGGGCTAATTCCATTGCCTTGGAGAGAACTGTAAACATCAGAAAGCCTAATCAACATGGGAGGAAGCATAGGTGGTGGATGGAACCTTGGTTGGATGAAGCAATTGGCAAGCTTACTATTACCATGGATGATATTGAG AAAGCATTGAAAAAGGTTCAACCTTCTTCTAAAAGAGAAGGCTTCTCAACTATCCCTGATGTAAAATGGGAAGATGTTGGTGGATTGAATGATACAAGGGAGACATTTAAACGATTTATTGTTAACTCAATTAAATATCCTGAGATAAATAag ATATTTGGAGGAGACATAGAAACACGGTTTTTACTATTTGGACCTCCGGGATGTGGTAAAACATTAATAGCCAAAGCTGTTGCTAATGAAGCTGGAGCCAATTTCATTTATGTCAAG CGGGCAATCCGGACCTTATTTAATCGTGCAAGAACATGTTCACcatgtacaattttttttgatGAG ATAGATAGCTTAGCAGCAAAGAGGAACAACAGCACGGGGGAACGGTCATCTCAGCGAATGGTGACACAG TTACTTACAGAGTTAGATGGCAGAGATCAAAGGCATggtgtatttgtaattggtgctacaaataagtaa
- the LOC107430117 gene encoding cell division control protein 48 homolog C isoform X2, translated as MAGEEADYTLVIGATNRPEVLDPALRRAGRFETEILLGVPDENARADILSRKLPSLVSFDVKRIARSTPGFVPADLNALITRANSIALERTVNIRKPNQHGRKHRWWMEPWLDEAIGKLTITMDDIEKALKKVQPSSKREGFSTIPDVKWEDVGGLNDTRETFKRFIVNSIKYPEINKIFGGDIETRFLLFGPPGCGKTLIAKAVANEAGANFIYVKIDSLAAKRNNSTGERSSQRMVTQLLTELDGRDQRHGVFVIGATNK; from the exons ATGGCTGGTGAAGAAGCAGACTACACTCTTGTGATTGGTGCTACCAATAGGCCTGAGGTTCTTGATCCTGCACTGAGGAGGGCCGGGAGATTCGAAACTGAGATTCTTTTAGGCGTGCCGGATGAAAATGCTAGGGCCGATATTCTTTCCCGGAAGCTACCATCTCTAGTCTCATTTGATGTTAAAAGGATAGCAAGGTCTACTCCTGGATTTGTACCTGCTGATTTGAATGCCTTGATCACTCGGGCTAATTCCATTGCCTTGGAGAGAACTGTAAACATCAGAAAGCCTAATCAACATGGGAGGAAGCATAGGTGGTGGATGGAACCTTGGTTGGATGAAGCAATTGGCAAGCTTACTATTACCATGGATGATATTGAG AAAGCATTGAAAAAGGTTCAACCTTCTTCTAAAAGAGAAGGCTTCTCAACTATCCCTGATGTAAAATGGGAAGATGTTGGTGGATTGAATGATACAAGGGAGACATTTAAACGATTTATTGTTAACTCAATTAAATATCCTGAGATAAATAag ATATTTGGAGGAGACATAGAAACACGGTTTTTACTATTTGGACCTCCGGGATGTGGTAAAACATTAATAGCCAAAGCTGTTGCTAATGAAGCTGGAGCCAATTTCATTTATGTCAAG ATAGATAGCTTAGCAGCAAAGAGGAACAACAGCACGGGGGAACGGTCATCTCAGCGAATGGTGACACAG TTACTTACAGAGTTAGATGGCAGAGATCAAAGGCATggtgtatttgtaattggtgctacaaataagtaa